In Elephas maximus indicus isolate mEleMax1 chromosome 7, mEleMax1 primary haplotype, whole genome shotgun sequence, the following proteins share a genomic window:
- the SSH3 gene encoding protein phosphatase Slingshot homolog 3 isoform X1 has protein sequence MALVTVSRSPPASGHSTPVGPTQDRASKRRSRLQRRQSFAVLRGAVLGLQDAGDDGDAAETSPEPSEEPPGVEQAHGDQTDDGHGAQSPQKQEQRQHLHLMVELLRPQDNIRLAVQLEAARPPRLRYLLVVSTREELSQEETVLLGVDFPDSSSLSCTLGLVLPLWSDTQVYLDGDGGFSVTSGGQSRIFKPISIQTMWATLQVLHQACEAALGSGLVPGGIALTWAAHYQERVSSDQSCLNEWMAMTDLESLRPPSTEPGRSLEQEQMEQAIRAELWEVLDTSDLESITSKEIRQALELRLGRPLQQYRDFIDNQMLLLMAQQDRASRIFPHLYLGSEWNAANLEELQRNRVSHILNMAREIDNFYPERFTYHNVRVWDEESAQLLPHWKETHRFIEAARAQGTRVLVHCKMGVSRSAATVMAYAMKQYGWGLEQALRHVQELRPIARPNPGFLRQLQTYQGILTASRQSQVWEQKVGGVSSEEPLAPEVSTLFPALPQEPGGSGEVKAIGLEENQAAPKEELGPRARINLRGVMRSISLLEPPSELESTSGSGDLSEVFSSSESSDEDPPQPFPQPSRAKGVWGRQRAQKGPWPALKSRQSVVALHSAALVASRTQAFQKQEQEQEQGEAGCPSTPRVRKIVRQASVDGSSEEGEA, from the exons ATGGCCCTGGTCACAGTGAGTCGCTCGCCTCCCGCCAGCGGTCACTCTACGCCCGTGGGGCCCACG CAGGACCGGGCATCCAAACGGAGAAGCCGGCTGCAGCGACG GCAGAGCTTTGCAGTGCTCCGGGGGGCTGTCCTGGGACTGCAGGACGCAGGGGATGATGGAGATGCAGCCGAGACCAGCCCTGAGCCCTCGGAGGAGCCCCCAGGCGTGGAGCAAGCCCATGGGGACCAGACGGATGACGGGCACGGGGCCCAGAGTCCCCAGAAGCAGGAGCAGAGGCAGCACCTGCACCTCATGGTGGAGCTGCTGAGGCCACAGGACAACATCCGCCTG GCGGTCCAGCTGGAGGCAGCCCGGCCGCCCCGGCTCCGCTACCTGCTGGTAGTGTCCACAAGAGAAGAGCTGAGCCAGGAGGAGACAGTCCTCCTGGGGGTAGACTTCCCTGACAGCAG CTCCCTCAGCTGCACCCTGGGCCTGGTCTTGCCCCTCTGGAGTGACACCCAGGTGTATCTGGATGGGGACGG GGGCTTCAGTGTGACGTCTGGCGGACAGAGCCGGATCTTCAAGCCCATCTCCATCCAAACCATGTG GGCCACGCTCCAAGTATTGCACCAGGCATGTGAGGCAGCTCTAGGCAGCGGCCTGGTGCCAGGGGGCATTGCCCTCACCTGGGCTGCCCACTACCAGGAGAGAGTGAGCTCTGACCAGAGCTGCCTCAACGAGTGGATGGCCATGACTGACCTGGAGTCTCTGCGGCCTCCCAGCACCGAGCCTGGCCG GTCTTTGGAGCAGGAGCAGATGGAGCAGGCGATCCGGGCAGAGCTGTGGGAGGTGTTGGACACCAGTGACCTGGAGAGCATCACTTCCAAGGAG ATCCGCCAGGCCCTGGAGCTGCGCCTGGGCCGCCCGCTGCAGCAGTACCGCGACTTCATTGACAACCAGATGCTGCTGCTCATGGCTCAGCAAGACCGGGCCTCCCGCATCTTCCCCCACCTCTACCTG GGCTCCGAGTGGAATGCAGCCAACCTGGAGGAGCTGCAGAGGAACAG GGTCAGCCACATCCTAAACATGGCCCGGGAGATCGACAACTTCTACCCTGAGCGCTTCACCTACCACAATGTACGCGTCTGGGACGAGGAGTCGGCCCAGCTGCTGCCCCACTGGAAGGAGACCCACCGCTTCATTGAGGCCGCCAG AGCCCAGGGTACCCGGGTGCTAGTCCACTGCAAGATGGGCGTCAGCCGCTCAGCTGCTACGGTGATGGCCTACGCCATGAAGCAGTACGGCTGGGGCCTGGAGCAGGCCCTACGGCATGTACAGGAGCTCCGGCCCATCGCCCGCCCCAACCCCGGCTTCCTGCGCCAGCTGCAAACCTACCAGGGCATCCTGACTGCCAG CCGGCAGAGCCAGGTCTGGGAGCAGAAAGTGGGTGGGGTCTCCTCAGAGGAGCCCCTGGCCCCAGAAGTCTCTACGCTGTTCCCAGCTCTTCCGCAAGAACCTGGGGGCAGTGGGGAGGTAAAGGCTATAGGGCTGGAGGAGAACCAGGCAGCCCCAAAAGAAGAGCTTGGGCCCCGGGCCCGTATCAACCTCCGCGGGGTCATGAGGTCCATCAGTCTTCTGGAGCCTCCCTCGGAGCTGGAAAGCACCTCAGGGTCTGGTGACCTGTCAGAG GTTTTTTCTTCCAGTGAGTCTTCAGATGAAGACCCTCCGCAGCCCTTCCCTCAGCCCTCAAGGGCCAAGGGGGTCTGGGGGCGTCAGAGGGCCCAGAAGGGGCCGTGGCCTGCCCTGAAGTCCCGCCAgtctgtggttgccctccatagCGCTGCCTTGGTAGCCAGCAGGACCCAGGCCTTCCagaagcaggagcaggagcaggagcagggggAGGCTGGCTGTCCCTCCACCCCTAGGGTCCGGAAGATAGTGAGGCAGGCCAGTGTGGATGGCAGCAGCGAGGAGGGTGAGGCCTGA
- the SSH3 gene encoding protein phosphatase Slingshot homolog 3 isoform X2, producing the protein MALVTVSRSPPASGHSTPVGPTDRASKRRSRLQRRQSFAVLRGAVLGLQDAGDDGDAAETSPEPSEEPPGVEQAHGDQTDDGHGAQSPQKQEQRQHLHLMVELLRPQDNIRLAVQLEAARPPRLRYLLVVSTREELSQEETVLLGVDFPDSSSLSCTLGLVLPLWSDTQVYLDGDGGFSVTSGGQSRIFKPISIQTMWATLQVLHQACEAALGSGLVPGGIALTWAAHYQERVSSDQSCLNEWMAMTDLESLRPPSTEPGRSLEQEQMEQAIRAELWEVLDTSDLESITSKEIRQALELRLGRPLQQYRDFIDNQMLLLMAQQDRASRIFPHLYLGSEWNAANLEELQRNRVSHILNMAREIDNFYPERFTYHNVRVWDEESAQLLPHWKETHRFIEAARAQGTRVLVHCKMGVSRSAATVMAYAMKQYGWGLEQALRHVQELRPIARPNPGFLRQLQTYQGILTASRQSQVWEQKVGGVSSEEPLAPEVSTLFPALPQEPGGSGEVKAIGLEENQAAPKEELGPRARINLRGVMRSISLLEPPSELESTSGSGDLSEVFSSSESSDEDPPQPFPQPSRAKGVWGRQRAQKGPWPALKSRQSVVALHSAALVASRTQAFQKQEQEQEQGEAGCPSTPRVRKIVRQASVDGSSEEGEA; encoded by the exons ATGGCCCTGGTCACAGTGAGTCGCTCGCCTCCCGCCAGCGGTCACTCTACGCCCGTGGGGCCCACG GACCGGGCATCCAAACGGAGAAGCCGGCTGCAGCGACG GCAGAGCTTTGCAGTGCTCCGGGGGGCTGTCCTGGGACTGCAGGACGCAGGGGATGATGGAGATGCAGCCGAGACCAGCCCTGAGCCCTCGGAGGAGCCCCCAGGCGTGGAGCAAGCCCATGGGGACCAGACGGATGACGGGCACGGGGCCCAGAGTCCCCAGAAGCAGGAGCAGAGGCAGCACCTGCACCTCATGGTGGAGCTGCTGAGGCCACAGGACAACATCCGCCTG GCGGTCCAGCTGGAGGCAGCCCGGCCGCCCCGGCTCCGCTACCTGCTGGTAGTGTCCACAAGAGAAGAGCTGAGCCAGGAGGAGACAGTCCTCCTGGGGGTAGACTTCCCTGACAGCAG CTCCCTCAGCTGCACCCTGGGCCTGGTCTTGCCCCTCTGGAGTGACACCCAGGTGTATCTGGATGGGGACGG GGGCTTCAGTGTGACGTCTGGCGGACAGAGCCGGATCTTCAAGCCCATCTCCATCCAAACCATGTG GGCCACGCTCCAAGTATTGCACCAGGCATGTGAGGCAGCTCTAGGCAGCGGCCTGGTGCCAGGGGGCATTGCCCTCACCTGGGCTGCCCACTACCAGGAGAGAGTGAGCTCTGACCAGAGCTGCCTCAACGAGTGGATGGCCATGACTGACCTGGAGTCTCTGCGGCCTCCCAGCACCGAGCCTGGCCG GTCTTTGGAGCAGGAGCAGATGGAGCAGGCGATCCGGGCAGAGCTGTGGGAGGTGTTGGACACCAGTGACCTGGAGAGCATCACTTCCAAGGAG ATCCGCCAGGCCCTGGAGCTGCGCCTGGGCCGCCCGCTGCAGCAGTACCGCGACTTCATTGACAACCAGATGCTGCTGCTCATGGCTCAGCAAGACCGGGCCTCCCGCATCTTCCCCCACCTCTACCTG GGCTCCGAGTGGAATGCAGCCAACCTGGAGGAGCTGCAGAGGAACAG GGTCAGCCACATCCTAAACATGGCCCGGGAGATCGACAACTTCTACCCTGAGCGCTTCACCTACCACAATGTACGCGTCTGGGACGAGGAGTCGGCCCAGCTGCTGCCCCACTGGAAGGAGACCCACCGCTTCATTGAGGCCGCCAG AGCCCAGGGTACCCGGGTGCTAGTCCACTGCAAGATGGGCGTCAGCCGCTCAGCTGCTACGGTGATGGCCTACGCCATGAAGCAGTACGGCTGGGGCCTGGAGCAGGCCCTACGGCATGTACAGGAGCTCCGGCCCATCGCCCGCCCCAACCCCGGCTTCCTGCGCCAGCTGCAAACCTACCAGGGCATCCTGACTGCCAG CCGGCAGAGCCAGGTCTGGGAGCAGAAAGTGGGTGGGGTCTCCTCAGAGGAGCCCCTGGCCCCAGAAGTCTCTACGCTGTTCCCAGCTCTTCCGCAAGAACCTGGGGGCAGTGGGGAGGTAAAGGCTATAGGGCTGGAGGAGAACCAGGCAGCCCCAAAAGAAGAGCTTGGGCCCCGGGCCCGTATCAACCTCCGCGGGGTCATGAGGTCCATCAGTCTTCTGGAGCCTCCCTCGGAGCTGGAAAGCACCTCAGGGTCTGGTGACCTGTCAGAG GTTTTTTCTTCCAGTGAGTCTTCAGATGAAGACCCTCCGCAGCCCTTCCCTCAGCCCTCAAGGGCCAAGGGGGTCTGGGGGCGTCAGAGGGCCCAGAAGGGGCCGTGGCCTGCCCTGAAGTCCCGCCAgtctgtggttgccctccatagCGCTGCCTTGGTAGCCAGCAGGACCCAGGCCTTCCagaagcaggagcaggagcaggagcagggggAGGCTGGCTGTCCCTCCACCCCTAGGGTCCGGAAGATAGTGAGGCAGGCCAGTGTGGATGGCAGCAGCGAGGAGGGTGAGGCCTGA